Within the Catalinimonas niigatensis genome, the region ACATCTATAATGGCATCATCTACCAGCACCCCAATGGCAATGGCCATCCCTCCCAGACTCATGGTATTGATGGTCAATCCTAACAGCTTAAGTACAATGATGGTCACAAACAAAGAGAGCGGAATGGCCAGCAGAGAAATGATGGTTGTCCGAAAGTTGAGTAGAAACAGAAAGAGCACCAGTGTTACAAAAAAGGCTCCTTCCAGCAGGGTTCTTTGCAGATTGTCAATGGAAGCCTGGATGAAGTTAGCCTGCCGGAAGATGTGGGTATTGATGTTAACCCCGGTGGGAAGTTGCATCTGCATGTCTGCCAGTTCTGAGTCTATGCGCTCGGTGAGTTCCAGCGTATTGGTTTCGGGCTGTTTGAGTACGGTTAATATCACCGCATCTTCTCCTTTCATGGAACCATCCCCGATCTTGGGAGCAGCCCCGATAGTAAGCTCAGCTACATCAGCGATGGTAATGGGTGTCTGGTCTACAACTTTGATGACAGACTGTCCCATCTCAGCAAGAGCAGTGGTTTTTCCTTCTCCACGGATGATATATTGATTGCCGTATTCATTCAAAAAGCCCCCGGAAGCATTCACATTGGCTCCCGCCACTGCTTCTTCCAGTTCTGAGAAAGTGACACCATAATACTTCATCCGTTCCGGTGAGGCCAGTACCTGATACTGCTTATAATCTCCTCCAATGACAACTACTTGAGAAACTCCACCTACCGATAACAAACGTTTCCGGATGGTCCAGTCAGAAAGGGTGCGCAGTTCCATGGGCGAAACTTCATCAGAACTGACGCTGATGAGCATGATTTCTCCCATAATAGAAGAAACTGGTGCCAGCACCGGACTTCCGATACCCGGGGGCAGGTTTTCTTCTACCTGGGTAAGCTTTTCGCTGACAATCTGCCGGGCTCGGTAGATTTCCGTTCCCCATTCAAATTCTGCCCATACGATGGAAATCCCCATCGCAGAAGAAGAGCGTATCCTGCGCACATTGGGAGCCCCATTGAGTGCAGATTCTATCTGATAACTCACCAAACGTTCCACTTCTTCGGTGGCCATACCATGTGCTTCAGTCAGCACGGTAACGGTGGGAGCAGTGAGGTCGGGAAAGACATCCACATCCATTTCCAGGGCAATGACCGTTCCGGCTACAGAAACTACCAGCGCCAGAAAAAGGACCAGCAGGCGGTTTTGTAAAGATGCATTGATAATTCTATTCAGCATAGCTGTTCTGCTTTAGTGGGAATGACCATGCGCCGGTACCGAAGAAGACATAGAAGCCATTTTGACCTGATAGGCTCCTTGCGTGACAATCATTGCTCCCGGAGCTAAACCTTCCAAAACTTGTACCTGTAGTCCATCATCAGCACCCAGCAGCACTTCTCTTTTGGAGAAAGACTCTCCGCTGATCTGCTCATAGACATAGTAGGTACCATAGTCTTCCATCAGTGCTGATTTGGGGATGACCAGTACATTCTCCAAGGTTTGGGTTTTGAGGTAAAGCTCCAGAAATGAACCGGAAAGCAGGTTACCCTGATTGTCAAGCTCAAAATAAACCGGCAGATAATGAGCTTCTCCTCCGGCACTCTTACCATAGGATAGCAGCTTACCATTAAAGCTGTCCAGATCATGTACCTGATCCTGATAGGTAGTCTTAAAATTGGCCGAACGTATCTGGGGAAGCTTCTGAAAGTACTTTTGGGATACTTCTCCTTTGATCATCAGCCGCTGATCTTGTGAAATAGTAGCCAGTGGAGCACCACTGTTGACATAGGCTCCTTCTTCTACCAAAATGTTTTTAATAAACCCTCGGATGGGTGACTGTATCTGCTGCCCCTGGGAACCGTAATTTTGAGTCAGGTTATTGTAATTGGCCTGAGCGACTTCAAAACTGGCCTTGATCTGCTGGAAGTTTTTTCTTGAAATGATCTGATCTTCCACCAATGCCTGTGCTCTTTCATAATCGGCCTGTGCCCGTTCAAATTCAGCCCTTGCCTGTTGTAGTCTGGTGCCAAGGTTGTTTTCGGTAAAACCCGCAGACTGAATGTTAAAGAGTCTTTCCCCATTTTGCACAGGCTTACCTACTACGATCTGAGAACCTGCAAAAGTAACATTACCACTGGTTCGGGCATTGATCACTCTTTCCTCCCCTGGAACGGGCATGATCTGTCCTGAAGTTTTGATCACTTCATGGATGTCTCTTTTCTGGGCCTCCTGCACCTGAAATTTGACTTTCCAGGCTTGCTCTTTCAAGAAAGTTACTTCTCCCTCTTCCTGTTCAGGGGCATTTTCCACAGCCTCTTCGGTAGAGGCATATACTTGCAGTGAATCAATGATAATACGCTCCTGCATACCAGGCGCATTCAATTCAAAAATAAGTTGGGCTTGTCCAGCCTGTTTGGGCTGTAAGGCTGGGTTGAAGATACCGGGTGAAGAAGGCGCATCCACCTTTTGACGTATGCCCTTATCTTCCTGCAGCAGGCTCACGGTTACTGAACCTTCAGTGACCGGCTTATAATCTTCTAATCGGGTAAAGTGCGCGGCAAAAGAGCTGAGTTGACCTACTATCAAAGGCGGGAATTCTACAAACAGCTCCAGGCTATCGGTCCATACGGTATAGGATAAAGCCTCAGCACCATGTTCGTGCCCACCTTCTCCATGCGTATGCTCTTCTTCTGGACTAGTCTGGCAACCATAACCCAACAGGGCTACGGCCACCAGAAACCATACTGGCTTATACATGATAAATATAATGTTTAGGTGCGCTTAATGGTCATGATCCTCTCCGTTCTCATGCATCTGTTCGTGATGCGTAGAGTCGGATACACTGAACTCTTCCTGCTCATGATCTTCATGATCGGCATGGGTAGAACCATCTTCGTGAGTATGGGTGCCTTCATCATGGCTATGTCCATGATCATCAGTAGATGTACCAGTGCAGGCAGATAGGTATAGAATTGACAGTAAAGCGATATATAAGAAGCTTTTCATTTTCTTAAAAATTTGAATGTTAAAACAAGGGAATAGAAAAGACAGACCTTTACCAGTCATGTGATAAAGATCCCATGCAACATTTAAGAAAATGAAGGAGGGCCACGGCGGGACGCTGTGCTTAGATATAAAAGTTGAAGTGCTTTATAGTGTCGCCATTCGGGAGGCTTGGGGATTTTGAATAAAAGAAAGGGACTCCAGGCAATGCTGTAGAGCAGGAATAACAGGGTCGCTACCAGAGGAACAAACAAGCTTTTGCTACTGGTAAAGTCGGTAAAGTGGTTCACTCCCAGATTGGCGTGCGCCAACAAACTGGTTAGATCCAAAAGCGAATCTGTATCTGCTGAAGAATTATTCTCTGAACTTTCGTTATGATTATGATGATGGTGATGGGCCTCATCACCATGATGATGCGTTACGGAATGATCCACCTCTTCTGCTTCAATATGTACATGAGGTATTGCATTATGCAACAATATACCTGCATAAAGAATAAGCATCAGTAGACTTAATATGGTAGATCGCCAGTTCACAAGGGTAAAGGTAAGAAAATTCTGTATTCTTCAAACCTGAAACTCATGAGTCCAAAAATCGCTTCAATCCTGCATGTTGATTAGTTGGGAAGGTAAATTTTATTAAATAGCTTAGCCGGATTTCCGTTACTTCACATTATTTCTAGACCAAAAACTTCTGAGTAAAGGCAATAGGCGACTCCTGAACAAAATTGGCTGTCATAAAATGCAATTCCTACACAGTAGTTTGACTATTTCTGCATTTTCCGAGAACTGCATGCATTCATTTTTTAACAGCACTTTTTATCTGTCTGTATGGGTGGACAGGGTACAGTACCATAGGAACAATACACACAACAGTCACCCTCTTTAGGTCTTAATATTTTGTGACAGTGGTTACACTCATAAAAATACTCGCATGCCTCAGTTGGCATGGTCTCCTCTTTTTGGTGTCCGCAATGGGGGCATGTAATTGTAGATGTTAAGGTAGTCTCCATTGTCATTCGCTTACTTTATAGCCTGTCGTATTGATGGCTTAGGTTATTTCTTTTTATGAGAATTTGCTTCTTCAAAGCACATGAGTAAAAGTCCTAAACTTGAATAAAACTTAAACAGTTTGGATATCTTCAATTTGTTAAGATTAAACTTTAAATAACTGCTCTTTCACTTCGGGTATACTTTTTCCATTTACTCAAAAATGATATAAGCATTGATGAAACTTACTGCAATTGCTTAGAAAAGATTTCACCTTCTTTTTCCCACACGCAAAAGATATTTTTATCATCCAACACAACTACTTCAACAAATGCTCCTTCTCCTATCGGGATTATCTTATTCGAAGACAGGAATTTTGCTTTCAACATTCCGCTATCCTGCCAGGCAATTAGCGGATTTTTGCTTCCACTGATGCTTGCTGATCTACCTTCACCCAGCAATACCTCACTTTTACCCGGCTGAGAATAATATATTTTCCCTTCTCGCTGCCAGGTAGTATGTACATGATCCTGAGAGTCAATAAAAATATCTCCCCCATCCATCGGACAGCCTTTCAACGGCCAACTTCCATCTCCCAGTTTTTGAGGAGCATTGAAAGATAGTTTTTCTGAATCAGAGGTCATCAGGTACATATCCCGCTTGCCATTCAGCCAGTTTCTGAACATTACATATATCTGCTGATCTTTTACGGCAATGTTGGGTTTACAGCATTCGCAAACTGTTCCATCGGGAGATTGATAGGCGATCACATTTTTTGACCACTGCTCACCTGCATCATACTTTGCCACCACAATCTTATTCTTTTGATCGGTACGGATATCAAGCCATACTGCAAAAAAATGATCATTCTGATCAGCAGCAATGCTCATTAATCCTTCCGGAGCGGAAGCTGGCTGATCATTGATGTTTGCCATCTTTTGCCATTGATCAGTAGCATGCTCAAGCCTAAAAGCATGAATATCTCCCTTTTTATCCATGGCAGTGATGATAGAATAATGAGCCGAGCTGGCGATCTGTGGACCTCTGGACATACCCAGATGCATTCCCTCCAACTGGCCTACCAGTTCGGGTTCCGAGAAAGTTTTGCCCCGATCTGAAGAATTCATGACCATGATGGAATCATTAATTCCAAACACAATTCGCATTACGCCTTGTGGATCTACAGAAACATGAGGTTGTCTGCCTTTTGTCAGCTGGTTTTGTGCATTAGCATGAAAAAATGCCTGCTGGAACAGTATAGCACTCAGAAATAAGAAAGGTATGAAAGGATTCATCAGTTGTTGGTTATAATATGACATCAATCTAGTACACTTAAACTTAGATTTCACAGGAAGATTGAATCATTTTTAAAATTTTGCACATACTTCTCTTTGCATGGACTTCAATTAGGCTTAACATTGTTTATAAGAAGATCAGTATTTTAACATAATAGCAATGACTACTCTACATATCAGAAACATGGTTTGTGACCGCTGTATCATGGTGGTAGAACAGCTTTTCCATCAAACTGGATTAAAACCACTGTCAGTCAGCCTGGGAGAAGTAAAAATTGAAGAAGAAACGCTTACGCAGGATCAAAAAGCACAACTTGATAGTTTGCTCGCAAAAAATGGCTTTGAAAGGATTGATGATAAAAAAAGCCATCTGCTTGAAAAAATCAAAGCCACTGTCATTGAGGTCATTCATCGTCAGGAGCATTTTGAAATGCACATCAACTGGTCACTTTTCCTTTCCGAAAAACTCCATTATGATTACAATTATCTCAGCAGCCTTTTTTCAAGTGTGACAGGCATTACCCTGGAACAGTACATCATCAAACAAAAAATTGAAAAAGTCAAAGAATACCTCTTCTACGACGAGCTATCGGTGAAAGAAATTGCCTACAGATTAGGCTATAGTAGCGTAGCGCACCTTTCCTCACAGTTCAAAAAAATCACCGGTTTAACACCTTCTGAGTTTAAAGAATCCCACCAGACCAACTTAAGAAAACCTCTGGATAATATCATATAATCTTGTAAGCCAATCAGGTTATTTTATAACACTTCCTGCCATCAATCTCCTGAGCTTTGTATAAAATAAGTTCGGGATGGAAACAATTACTGAAATCAATATTAAAGGAATGGTATGCAATAGGTGCATATCAACCATACAGGATTTACTTAAACAAAACGGTTATGCTGTCCAACAAATCTCACTGGGCAAAGTACTTTTTAGCAGATCCGTTGAAATAGAGAAAAAAGTAGAGGTGGCCCAACTGCTTAAAAACCTGGGATTTGAGCTGATCTCTGATAAAAACGAGCTACTTTTACAAGCTATCAAACAAGCCATCCGTGAATGGATTTCAGCGAGTGAGCATGGATTAAAGTCATTGAAGCTCTCCAATTATCTTGCTCAAAAATTCAGTAAAAACTACGATTCTATAGGTGAATTCTTTTCTCGCTATGAAGGTAGGACGATAGAACAATACTTTATTTCTAAAAGATTAGAAAAAGTAAAAGAACTTATTGTCTATACTGATCTACCGCTTTCTGAGATTGCTTTTCAAACGGGTTTTAGCAGTGCGTACCACCTTTCAGCTCAATTCAAGAAAAATACGGGTATGCCTCCTTCTGCTTTGAGAACTATCAAAAAAGAGAAATCAGCCACAATACAAAAGAGATGATAACTCTGAAATGCAAACCCAAAATTGTATAAAGCCCTGCGCAGTCCTTCCTCCTACCTTTGGAAAAATTAACCTTTTAAAATGAAAACAGAAACCACACAAGCTGTGCCTCTCAAGGTAGAGGCGAACAGCATCATAAAACAAAGTTTTCCTGTAACGGGCATGACATGTGCTGCCTGTGCTGTTAGTGTAGAATCTATGCTTGCCACTACCAGAGGCGTGGTAAAGGCTGGTGTCAACTTTGCAACCCAAACTGCCTGGGCGGAATATGATCCTAATCAGGCCAGTGTCGCTGATCTCAGACAATCCGTTCAAGCCATTGGGTATGACCTGATCATAGATGTAGATGACCCCAGCCAAGTTCAGGCAGATTTACAGGCACAGCATTACCAGTCTCTTAAACATAAGCTTATCTGGTCGGCAGTGTTAACGCTACCCGTTTTTATTATCAGCATGTTTTTTATGGAATGGGAAGAAGGGAAATGGATCTCCATGGGACTTTCCGCCATCGTCCTTTTCTACTTTGGTAATCATTTTTTTGTGAACGCCTGGAAACAGGCCCGTCATGGTAAAGCCAATATGGACACACTGGTCGCTTTAAGTACCGGGATTGCTTTTGTGTTCAGTGTTTTCAATACTTTCTTTCCTGAATTCTGGCACAGCCGAGGTATACATGCCCACGTCTATTATGAAGCAGCCGTTGTGATCATCACCTTTATTTCTTTAGGCAAGTTGCTGGAAGAAAAGGCTAAATCCAATACCTCTTCTGCCATCAAAAAGCTCATGGGGCTACAGCCCAAAACTGTAAAAGCATGGATAGAAGGTGAGGAAGCAGAAATTCCCATTTCAGCGGTAAAAGAAGGGTACGTGCTAATTGTACGACCTGGTGAAAAGATTCCTGTGGATGGAGAGGTGACAGAAGGTCAGTCTTATGTAGATGAAAGTATGATTACCGGCGAACCATTAGCTGTTGCCAAGTCGGCTGGCGATAAGCTTTTTGCCGGAACAGTCAATCAAAAAGGAAGCTTTAAGATGATTGCAGAGAAAGTTGGAGGAGGCACAGTGTTGGCAAGCATCATCAAAATGGTGCAGGAAGCTCAGGGAAGTAAAGCGCCTGTCCAGAAATTGGTAGATAAGATCGCTGGAATATTTGTTCCTATTGTTCTGGGTATTTCCATCGTCACATTTGTGAGTTGGATGATATTAGGTGGAGAAGATGCATTTACGCATGCATTGCTTGCTTCAGTAACCGTACTGGTCATTGCCTGTCCCTGTGCCCTTGGATTAGCAACTCCCACGGCCATTATGGTTGGTGTGGGAAAAGGAGCGGAAAATAACATACTGATCAAAGATGCGGAGAGCCTGGAACTTGGACATAAAGTCAATGCGGTTATTCTGGATAAGACAGGAACGATTACCGAAGGTAAACCTGAAGTGACAGCTGCGAAATGGTTAGAAAACCACCAACAGGATATAAATAAAAGCATATTGCTCAGCATGGAAGCACAAAGTGAACACCCTCTGGCAGAAGCAGTAGTGCGTTACCTCAAAGCAGATCAAGTACAGAACATAACCATCAGTTCATTTGAGAGTCTAACTGGCCAGGGTGTAACTGCAATCAGTAAAAGTGAAAGATACTATGTGGGAAACAGAAAGCTGATTGACGAAAAAAACATCTACACAGATGAAGCTTTACTGGAGAAAGCGGCTCAATGGCAGAAAGAAGCAAAGACTGTCATTTATTTCACGGATAGTCGTAAAGTTCTGGCTATCATGGCCATAGCTGATAAACTTAAAGCTACTTCCAGAGAAGCAATCACAATGCTTCAGAAGAGGGGGATTGAGGTTTATATGCTTACCGGAGATAACAAGGAAACAGCGGCTGCTGTAGCCAGCCAGGTAGGCATAAAAAAATTCCAAGCCGAGGTATTACCAGCTGATAAGGCAAATTTTGTAAAAGAACTTCAGCAGCAGGGCAAAGTAGTGGCTATGGTAGGTGATGGTATCAATGATTCACATGCTTTGGCGCAGGCCGATGTGAGTATAGCGATGGGTAAAGGATCTGATATCGCTATGGATGTTGCGAAAATGACGCTGATTACTTCTGATTTGAACGCTATTCCAAAAGCTTTGCAACTTTCACGAAAGACTGTCTTGGGAATTCGTCAGAATCTTTTTTGGGCCTTTATTTATAACCTGCTAGGTATACCGCTGGCAGCAGGTATCCTTTACCCAATAAACGGTTTTTTGCTTGATCCAATGATTGCCGGAGCTGCCATGGCTTTTAGCTCAGTTTCGGTAGTAGCCAATAGCCTGAGGCTTAAAGCTGCCAAAATTTAATACCCTTACCCTTTGCTGTGCTACTTTTCCCTTGTTCAGTGTATTAAGATGCTGAGGGTGGAAAAGTAGTGCTTGCTCACAACCTCAATCACTATGGAATACAAAGTCAAAATACATAGCGTTGTCTATGAGACAGAAGATGCTATCACAATTCGTTTTGAAGAGTGTCCAGCATTTGAAGGATACACTTCCGGGCAGTTCATCAATATATTCAAAGAGCATAGAGGAAAAATGATCAGCAGATCTTATTCATTTTCATCATCACCTGAAGTAGATGAGTTGCCAGCGGTAACCATTAAAAAAGTGGCTGGAGGCTTGCTATCTGGTAATTTAATAGATACTGTCAGGAAAGGGGATGAATTATCAGTAAGTCAAGCAGCAGGACGCTTCGGTCTTCAGTCTAACGGATTAGACTCAAAACACCTGATCATGATTGCCGGAGGAAGTGGTATTACACCCCTATATTCCATAATTAAAACAGCCCTTATTAAGTCAAAGGAAGTCAGAATAAGCTTGATTTATGCCAATAAAAATATCTCTTCTGTCATCTTTCAAAATCAATTGAATAAGCTGCTGAATCAATATGGAGAACGCTTCACTATCATCAACTTTTTGGAAGAAAACACCTCCCCCGCTCAACCTAACGTCTATACTGGCTATATCAGTAAAGATATTATTAAGCAGATAATAAACAGTGATGAAGCGCTGATACCCGAAGTATATGTCTGTGGACCTGAAGCTATAATGAAATCGGTCTTCACTTATCTAAAAGAGCTGAATGTCAGCAATGATCGTATCCTTAGCGAGTCATACTCTTCATCGGTTCTTAAAGACAATACTACAGCCGTAAGTAGTCCAAAACAGGCGGAAGTCACATTTTTAAAAGATAATCAGTCTTACAAGCTCAGGCTTTCTCAAGACGAATACATTTTACAAGCTGCACTCCAAGAAGGGCTACCATTACCTTATTCCTGCCAGGAAGCGATGTGTGGGAGCTGCAAAGTAAAAGTATTGTCAGGCAAGGTAGCTATGTCTGAAAACTACGCCCTGACGGATAGTCAATTAAAAGAAGGCTATGTATTGCTTTGCTCCGGAAAGGCTACTACTGAACAGCTCATCCTTAGCTATCGCTAAATTATGAAACACTTGCCGGTAATGATGTAAAAGTTAACGCTGGTCTGAATAATATCTTTACTATACAATTAAATATTAAATAAAATGGAAACTTTAAAATTCAAATCTAACATCAAATGTACAGGTTGCCTGCAAAAGGTAACACCTCATCTTGACAGTACCGAAGGTATTGAAAGTTGGGAAGTTGATCTCAAAAATCCTGAAAAGGTACTTACCGTACAGGGAAGTGGCATCACAGAAGAACAGGTTCGTGAAGCGATACAAAAAGCCGGTTATTCTGTGGAAACCATCAACTAAAAGATGATGAAAGAGATCATAATCATACTGTGGGCTGCCCTGTTTGCGGGCAGCCTTTCAGCCCAGATAAGTCCGATAGATGAACTACTTGACCATTATCTGGAAGTAAAAAATGCGCTTGTCAAAGGTGATGATAAATTAGCTTCTGCCAAAGCTGATCAACTTGCCACTTTACTGCTTTCCTATGATACCGTTGAGGAGGATGTGATAACACTGAATCGCTTTATTAAAACAAAAGACCTTTTGATAAAAGAAGTAAAATCCATCGCTTCAGCCAAAGATATTGAAAAACAGAGGCTTGCCCTGGGAGAGCTTTCTTCCCACGTTTGGGCTTTGGTGAATATTTCAAAATCAGTAAGCAAAACAATTTATTATAACTTTTGCACCATGAAAAAAATGTATTGGCTGAGTGAAGAGGCAGCCATCAACAATCCCTTTTATGG harbors:
- a CDS encoding flavin reductase family protein gives rise to the protein MEYKVKIHSVVYETEDAITIRFEECPAFEGYTSGQFINIFKEHRGKMISRSYSFSSSPEVDELPAVTIKKVAGGLLSGNLIDTVRKGDELSVSQAAGRFGLQSNGLDSKHLIMIAGGSGITPLYSIIKTALIKSKEVRISLIYANKNISSVIFQNQLNKLLNQYGERFTIINFLEENTSPAQPNVYTGYISKDIIKQIINSDEALIPEVYVCGPEAIMKSVFTYLKELNVSNDRILSESYSSSVLKDNTTAVSSPKQAEVTFLKDNQSYKLRLSQDEYILQAALQEGLPLPYSCQEAMCGSCKVKVLSGKVAMSENYALTDSQLKEGYVLLCSGKATTEQLILSYR
- a CDS encoding efflux RND transporter periplasmic adaptor subunit, whose amino-acid sequence is MYKPVWFLVAVALLGYGCQTSPEEEHTHGEGGHEHGAEALSYTVWTDSLELFVEFPPLIVGQLSSFAAHFTRLEDYKPVTEGSVTVSLLQEDKGIRQKVDAPSSPGIFNPALQPKQAGQAQLIFELNAPGMQERIIIDSLQVYASTEEAVENAPEQEEGEVTFLKEQAWKVKFQVQEAQKRDIHEVIKTSGQIMPVPGEERVINARTSGNVTFAGSQIVVGKPVQNGERLFNIQSAGFTENNLGTRLQQARAEFERAQADYERAQALVEDQIISRKNFQQIKASFEVAQANYNNLTQNYGSQGQQIQSPIRGFIKNILVEEGAYVNSGAPLATISQDQRLMIKGEVSQKYFQKLPQIRSANFKTTYQDQVHDLDSFNGKLLSYGKSAGGEAHYLPVYFELDNQGNLLSGSFLELYLKTQTLENVLVIPKSALMEDYGTYYVYEQISGESFSKREVLLGADDGLQVQVLEGLAPGAMIVTQGAYQVKMASMSSSVPAHGHSH
- a CDS encoding heavy metal translocating P-type ATPase, with product MKTETTQAVPLKVEANSIIKQSFPVTGMTCAACAVSVESMLATTRGVVKAGVNFATQTAWAEYDPNQASVADLRQSVQAIGYDLIIDVDDPSQVQADLQAQHYQSLKHKLIWSAVLTLPVFIISMFFMEWEEGKWISMGLSAIVLFYFGNHFFVNAWKQARHGKANMDTLVALSTGIAFVFSVFNTFFPEFWHSRGIHAHVYYEAAVVIITFISLGKLLEEKAKSNTSSAIKKLMGLQPKTVKAWIEGEEAEIPISAVKEGYVLIVRPGEKIPVDGEVTEGQSYVDESMITGEPLAVAKSAGDKLFAGTVNQKGSFKMIAEKVGGGTVLASIIKMVQEAQGSKAPVQKLVDKIAGIFVPIVLGISIVTFVSWMILGGEDAFTHALLASVTVLVIACPCALGLATPTAIMVGVGKGAENNILIKDAESLELGHKVNAVILDKTGTITEGKPEVTAAKWLENHQQDINKSILLSMEAQSEHPLAEAVVRYLKADQVQNITISSFESLTGQGVTAISKSERYYVGNRKLIDEKNIYTDEALLEKAAQWQKEAKTVIYFTDSRKVLAIMAIADKLKATSREAITMLQKRGIEVYMLTGDNKETAAAVASQVGIKKFQAEVLPADKANFVKELQQQGKVVAMVGDGINDSHALAQADVSIAMGKGSDIAMDVAKMTLITSDLNAIPKALQLSRKTVLGIRQNLFWAFIYNLLGIPLAAGILYPINGFLLDPMIAGAAMAFSSVSVVANSLRLKAAKI
- a CDS encoding helix-turn-helix domain-containing protein; protein product: MTTLHIRNMVCDRCIMVVEQLFHQTGLKPLSVSLGEVKIEEETLTQDQKAQLDSLLAKNGFERIDDKKSHLLEKIKATVIEVIHRQEHFEMHINWSLFLSEKLHYDYNYLSSLFSSVTGITLEQYIIKQKIEKVKEYLFYDELSVKEIAYRLGYSSVAHLSSQFKKITGLTPSEFKESHQTNLRKPLDNII
- a CDS encoding GDCCVxC domain-containing (seleno)protein — its product is METTLTSTITCPHCGHQKEETMPTEACEYFYECNHCHKILRPKEGDCCVYCSYGTVPCPPIQTDKKCC
- a CDS encoding DUF3347 domain-containing protein → MMKEIIIILWAALFAGSLSAQISPIDELLDHYLEVKNALVKGDDKLASAKADQLATLLLSYDTVEEDVITLNRFIKTKDLLIKEVKSIASAKDIEKQRLALGELSSHVWALVNISKSVSKTIYYNFCTMKKMYWLSEEAAINNPFYGKSMLSCGKIEDQNID
- a CDS encoding helix-turn-helix domain-containing protein, with the translated sequence METITEINIKGMVCNRCISTIQDLLKQNGYAVQQISLGKVLFSRSVEIEKKVEVAQLLKNLGFELISDKNELLLQAIKQAIREWISASEHGLKSLKLSNYLAQKFSKNYDSIGEFFSRYEGRTIEQYFISKRLEKVKELIVYTDLPLSEIAFQTGFSSAYHLSAQFKKNTGMPPSALRTIKKEKSATIQKR
- a CDS encoding heavy-metal-associated domain-containing protein, giving the protein METLKFKSNIKCTGCLQKVTPHLDSTEGIESWEVDLKNPEKVLTVQGSGITEEQVREAIQKAGYSVETIN